A window of the Streptomyces sp. NBC_00250 genome harbors these coding sequences:
- the purD gene encoding phosphoribosylamine--glycine ligase, with protein sequence MKVLVIGGGAREHALCRSLSLDPDVTALHCAPGNAGIAEVAELHPVDQLDGDAVARLATELGAGLVVVGPEAPLVAGVADAVRAAGIPAFGPSREAAQLEGSKAFAKDVMAGAGVPTARSYVCTTPEEIDEALDAFGAPYVVKDDGLAAGKGVVVTDDLAQARAHALACDRVVIEEYLDGPEVSLFAITDGTTVLPLRPAQDFKRALDGDEGPNTGGMGAYSPLPWADPKLVDEVLATVLQPTVDELRRRGTPFSGLLYAGLAITSRGVRVIEFNARFGDPETQVVLARLRTPLAGILLNSANGTLDDQAPLSWSDDAAVTVVVASHNYPDTPRTGDPIEGLDEVTEQDAPHAYVLHAGTRRDGDAIVSAGGRVLSVTATGTDLAQARERAYAAVGRIRLDGSQHRTDIARKAAEA encoded by the coding sequence GTGAAGGTCCTCGTAATCGGCGGCGGCGCCCGCGAACACGCCCTGTGCCGCTCTCTCTCCCTCGATCCCGACGTCACCGCTCTGCACTGCGCGCCCGGCAACGCCGGAATCGCGGAGGTCGCCGAGCTGCACCCCGTCGACCAGCTGGACGGCGACGCCGTCGCGCGCCTCGCCACCGAGCTCGGCGCCGGCCTGGTCGTCGTCGGTCCGGAGGCCCCGCTGGTCGCCGGTGTCGCCGACGCCGTCCGCGCGGCCGGCATCCCCGCCTTCGGCCCGTCGCGGGAAGCGGCGCAGCTGGAGGGCTCCAAGGCGTTCGCCAAGGACGTCATGGCCGGCGCCGGGGTGCCCACCGCCCGCAGCTACGTCTGCACGACCCCGGAGGAGATCGACGAGGCGCTCGACGCCTTCGGCGCTCCGTACGTCGTGAAGGACGACGGCCTCGCCGCCGGCAAGGGCGTCGTCGTCACCGACGACCTCGCCCAGGCCCGGGCCCACGCGCTCGCGTGCGACCGCGTGGTCATCGAGGAGTACCTCGACGGCCCCGAGGTCTCCCTCTTCGCCATCACCGACGGCACCACCGTCCTCCCGCTCCGGCCCGCGCAGGACTTCAAGCGCGCGCTCGACGGCGACGAGGGTCCGAACACCGGTGGCATGGGTGCCTACTCGCCGCTGCCCTGGGCCGACCCGAAGCTGGTCGACGAGGTCCTCGCGACCGTCCTCCAGCCGACGGTCGACGAGCTGCGCCGCCGCGGCACGCCGTTCTCGGGCCTGCTGTACGCGGGGCTGGCGATCACCAGCCGTGGCGTACGGGTCATCGAGTTCAACGCGCGCTTCGGCGACCCCGAGACCCAGGTCGTCCTGGCCCGGCTCCGCACCCCGCTGGCGGGCATCCTGCTGAACTCCGCCAACGGCACCCTGGACGACCAGGCCCCGCTGAGCTGGAGCGACGATGCCGCGGTCACCGTGGTCGTCGCCTCCCACAACTACCCGGACACCCCGCGCACCGGTGACCCGATCGAGGGCCTCGACGAGGTCACCGAGCAGGACGCCCCCCACGCGTACGTGCTGCACGCCGGGACCCGTCGGGACGGCGACGCGATCGTGAGCGCGGGCGGCCGCGTCCTTTCGGTCACCGCGACCGGAACGGACCTGGCGCAGGCCCGCGAGCGCGCGTACGCGGCGGTCGGCCGTATCCGTCTTGACGGCTCCCAGCACCGTACGGACATCGCGCGGAAGGCCGCCGAGGCCTGA